Genomic DNA from Gilliamella sp. ESL0441:
AATGGTAAATCGCCATATTCATGCATAATAATATGTAAACATGCATCAACACCATCTATAATTTCAACGGTTGCATAACCTTGCTTAACTAATTCAGAATTATTCAGTTCTTCATAAAGATCTGTAATTAACCAAATTTCTTTTTTCTTCATTTCATTATATTCCTGTATATCATTTTTAAAACACTGGTTGTTTACTAACAAAGGTTCACGAAATTTTTTTTCAATTTCTAGTAACTTTGACGTATTTTCTGGCAAAATCCAAACTTCCTTTTTTATAAAACCTTGGTTGCGCAGTCGCTCACGATACTGCTGTTGGTAAAATGCTGAACTTTTGGTTTCTTTAGTTTTTTTCATAAAATTGATTTTGGATTTATTTCATTAATATTGACTATATGTTAACAGAAAAATATCACATGTAAATATTACATGTGATATTTTTATTGTTTAATTAGACTGAATAATTTCATTAAATCTTCAATCAATTACCCGATAGATGTTGAATTGATATTTCAATTTAGGTTATGGCACTAACGGACTTACGCAATCTTAACATAAAATTAAAAGATTTTTTAACTAAATTTAAGTTCTGTAAAGATGTGGTGTATGAATGAAGATAAAATAGTCAAAATAGTTTCATGGCAAGCCCAGCTAAGTGGGCTAGTTAGAGTGAATTAGGTTTGATTTAAAAATCAATATCTAACCCAATTTGGAAAGTTCTACCTGGTGCAGTGAAAAGATCGAGATATTTGTGATCTGAGTTACGATACAATTTATTATTACTTAAATAATCCCAATATTTTTGATCTGTAACGTTATACACACCACCATTTAATCTTATGTTTTTAGTTACGTTAACATAACCTGTAAAATCAATAACACCATGTCCTGCTATTCGGAAGTATTCTTCTTTTGAATCAGTAATTGGTTTGCCTTCGTTGTTATAGGATTCACGTGAAGTTGGCTTGGTCTTTTTACCTTTTTGGAAAGTTGCAGTTAAGGCCAATCCATAATATTTATTAGGATCATCCCACGCTAGTCCTATGGTACTTTTTAATGGAGCAATGCTATCCATTTCTATATATTTATCACCTAAATAGCTTGATTTTGATTTACCTTGATTATAACCAATTCCCAATCTTGCACTTAGACCATTTACTTGTTCAAACCATGATCCAAAGTTAAATTCACTACTCAATTCTGCACCATATATATATGCTTTATCACGGTTTTCAGCTTGATACACAAGTCGGTTGCCAGTTCCAACAAAATCTTTTTTATACCGTGTATAAGCGATAAAATTTTTGTATTTATTGTAAAAAGCCGCTGTTGATAAGGTTATCCCTGTTATTGGATGACCCTTCAGACCTAGTTCAAAATTATCACTTGTCTCTGTTTTAAGATTCGAATCACCTACTAGAACATACATGGTGCTATGAGCTAAGTATGAACCGTATAATTGATTCTGATTAGGCATCTGAGCACTTCGTTTGTATTGCAGATAAGCGGTAAAAGTCGGATTGATGTCATACATCAATGCTAAAGATGGTAAAAGTTGAAAATCACTATTACTGTTATATTGCTTACCTAATTTAGAAGCATCAGCGATAGTAACTGCCATGTTTTCTAAATTTCGAGGTTTAGTGTTTTGATATATTGCTCGAATGCCAGGCACGAGGTAATAATTATGATCTCCATTGAAATTGAAACTTATTCTATCTTCAAAAAAACCACCTATTTGATAAGTACGACTGTCAGCTTGTGGTTTGGTATAATCACCATCAGGGAAAAGCTTTCCATACCTTGGTTTAGCAGAAGTATAAAAAGGGGATTCATCTTCACTCCATTTTGCATTCAAACCAGCACTAATTCTATGATTATCCTGGTTTTTTAGCAGTGTGGAAATAAAATTATACGCTTTGGTATTATAATTAGTTTGAATGTTATAGTTACCATTAGTCGTATGTCGAAGATACGTGCTGTCATACACATTAGTACGTTGATAATTAAATTGAGTCGTTAGACTATCGATCCAGCTAATGTTAGTTGGAATCCATTGATCTTTGATTGCTAAATTAAAACGGTTATTTTTACTACGTTGGTGATCGTAGGATTCAATTTTTTTACCATACTTATCCCATGTATCATAATGGGAATTTTTTGTTTTATTGTTGTAATCAATAGTGGCATTTAAAAGATGCTCATCAGTCATTTGCCATCCAAAACCAGCAAGTATTGAATTAGAATGCCAATTTTCAGGATAATTATTAATTGAATCACCATGATTTCTACCTTGTTGTCCATCACGACGACTTAAAACAATAATACCGTTTAGATAATCATCTCCGCCTGCCATCGTTATTCCTTGATGATAACTTCTATCGGAGCTGTCATAGTTATTTAGAAAACCAAAATAGCTCGTTTTTCCAGGATAGAGATAATAACTTGCTGTTTTAGTTTGGAACGAAACCGACCCCCCAAGCGCATTGTTTGCGTTACTAACAGAAGTAGCGCCCGATTGAATATCAACTTTGTTATACATATAGGTATCGATGTAATCACGTCCTATCCCATAGGATCCAAAACCGGCTCGACCAACTGAATTTACACGACCTTGTGCAATGGGTAATGGCATACCATCAATATCGATAGATACACGGTTTGCATCTAACCCTCGAATGTTGTAACCCGTAAATCCACCTCTATCCCAGCTACTTTTGCCACTGCCTGAGCCAGATATGTTACCTGGAGCTGATATCAAAGGTTGATAGCGCATGAGGGTACCGAAATTTGTACCACCATTTCGTCTGATATCATTTTCAGAAATTTCGGTATTGGTACCCGGTTGTTTAATCGATTCATGTGCTGTAATTGTCATGATATCGCTAATTTTTTCATCATCATGTTTTTCAGTCGCTAATGCTGGCATTGTTAGTGTTAGACCTAAAGCTAACGTGCCAGTTTTTTTCAAATTTTTAATGTATAACATTTTTAACCTTCAATCTTAAAAACTAAATAAACTAAATTTTTTCAATATTTCATACAGATTTGATAATGTATTTAACTTAGCTGTATTGATTTTCTAATCGTTAATTAAATTTCACTTAAAATTTTTTTAACTTTTGGATTATTTATTTTCTGGGTAAAAACTTTGATAAAGTATATCTGCAACTTGATCCACTCTAGGTCCAATACCAAAAAGATAGCTGTCATCAATTGCTTTAATTCTCTGATTTTTATATGCTGAAGTTTCAGTTATTCCTGGTATAGTCTCTATTTTGTCAATTCCACCTAATTGC
This window encodes:
- a CDS encoding YjfI family protein; the encoded protein is MKKTKETKSSAFYQQQYRERLRNQGFIKKEVWILPENTSKLLEIEKKFREPLLVNNQCFKNDIQEYNEMKKKEIWLITDLYEELNNSELVKQGYATVEIIDGVDACLHIIMHEYGDLPLFLSVSNQQIIVEALLWSTKVIKEQTKFNEEVLHSRKLFPLSTIAIENSGDGSVNYIMYGALSSSSLLSNIIYELETLSDNVIKATEAYDHYININ
- a CDS encoding TonB-dependent receptor domain-containing protein, encoding MLYIKNLKKTGTLALGLTLTMPALATEKHDDEKISDIMTITAHESIKQPGTNTEISENDIRRNGGTNFGTLMRYQPLISAPGNISGSGSGKSSWDRGGFTGYNIRGLDANRVSIDIDGMPLPIAQGRVNSVGRAGFGSYGIGRDYIDTYMYNKVDIQSGATSVSNANNALGGSVSFQTKTASYYLYPGKTSYFGFLNNYDSSDRSYHQGITMAGGDDYLNGIIVLSRRDGQQGRNHGDSINNYPENWHSNSILAGFGWQMTDEHLLNATIDYNNKTKNSHYDTWDKYGKKIESYDHQRSKNNRFNLAIKDQWIPTNISWIDSLTTQFNYQRTNVYDSTYLRHTTNGNYNIQTNYNTKAYNFISTLLKNQDNHRISAGLNAKWSEDESPFYTSAKPRYGKLFPDGDYTKPQADSRTYQIGGFFEDRISFNFNGDHNYYLVPGIRAIYQNTKPRNLENMAVTIADASKLGKQYNSNSDFQLLPSLALMYDINPTFTAYLQYKRSAQMPNQNQLYGSYLAHSTMYVLVGDSNLKTETSDNFELGLKGHPITGITLSTAAFYNKYKNFIAYTRYKKDFVGTGNRLVYQAENRDKAYIYGAELSSEFNFGSWFEQVNGLSARLGIGYNQGKSKSSYLGDKYIEMDSIAPLKSTIGLAWDDPNKYYGLALTATFQKGKKTKPTSRESYNNEGKPITDSKEEYFRIAGHGVIDFTGYVNVTKNIRLNGGVYNVTDQKYWDYLSNNKLYRNSDHKYLDLFTAPGRTFQIGLDIDF